The following proteins are co-located in the Camelina sativa cultivar DH55 chromosome 12, Cs, whole genome shotgun sequence genome:
- the LOC104732212 gene encoding probable methyltransferase PMT3: MRGRSDGGQKKKVIALVCIAAVVLVFVYLFYGSSDHRASAIEYGRKLGLGGDDDDTKQDDTSSSFSLDDGFTPRSFPVCDDRHSELIPCLDRNLIYQMRLKLDLSLMEHYERHCPPAERRFNCLIPPPNGYKVPIKWPKSRDEVWKVNIPHTHLAHEKSDQNWMVVKGDKINFPGGGTHFHYGADKYIASMANMLNYPNNVLNNGGRLRTVFDVGCGVASFGGYLLSSDILTMSLAPNDVHQNQIQFALERGIPASLGVLGTKRLPYPSRSFELAHCSRCRIDWLQRDGILLLELDRVLRPGGYFAYSSPEAYAQDEEDLKIWREMSALVERMCWKIAAKRNQTVIWQKPMTNDCYLEREPGTQPPLCRSDSDPDAVWGVNMEACITPYSDHDHKTKGSGLAPWPARLTSPPPRLADFGYSTGMFEKDTELWRQRVDIYWDLLSPRTESDTVRNIMDMKASMGSFAAALKEKDVWVMNVVPEDGPNTLKLIYDRGLMGAIHSWCEAFSTYPRTYDLLHAWDILSDIHKKGCSEVDLLLEMDRILRPSGFVIIRDKQRVVDLVKKYLKALHWEEVGTKTDSDSDQDSDNVVFIVQKKLWLTSDSLRDME, from the exons ATGAGGGGAAGATCCGATGGAGGGCAAAAGAAGAAGGTGATTGCTTTGGTCTGCATTGCAGCTGTAGTCCTTGTTTTCGTTTATCTCTTCTATGGCTCCTCTGATCACAGAGCATCAGCTATTGAATATGGGAGAAAACTAGGCTtgggtggtgatgatgatgacaccaAACAGGACGATACTTCAAGCTCGTTTAGTCTTGATGATGGTTTCACTCCGAGAAGCTTTCCT GTGTGCGATGATCGGCATTCAGAGCTTATTCCTTGCTTAGACAGGAATCTCATATACCAAATGAGACTAAAGCTTGATTTGTCTTTGATGGAGCATTATGAACGCCATTGTCCTCCTGCTGAAAGACGATTCAATTGCTTGATTCCTCCTCCTAATGGATATAAG GTTCCTATTAAGTGGCCAAAAAGCAGGGACGAAGTGTGGAAAGTGAACATACCTCATACTCACCTTGCACATGAGAAGTCTGACCAAAATTGGATGGTTGTCAAAGGAGACAAGATTAACTTCCCTGGTGGAGGCACACATTTTCATTATGGGGCTGATAAGTATATTGCATCAATGGCTAAT ATGCTTAACTATCCGAACAACGTTTTGAACAACGGTGGAAGGCTAAGGACAGTTTTTGATGTTGGTTGTGGTGTTGCGAGCTTTGGTGGTTATCTTCTATCATCTGATATCCTCACAATGTCATTGGCTCCAAATGATGTGCATCAGAACCAAATCCAATTTGCTCTCGAGAGAGGGATTCCAGCCTCCCTTGGTGTGTTAGGGACGAAGAGGCTCCCATACCCAAGCAGATCGTTTGAACTTGCTCACTGTTCACGCTGTAGAATCGATTGGCTTCAAAGGGATGGGATTCTTCTTCTGGAGCTAGACAGAGTACTCAGGCCTGGTGGTTATTTTGCATATTCATCTCCAGAAGCATATGCACAAGATGAAGAGGACCTCAAAATCTGGAGAGAAATGAGTGCTCTTGTAGAGCGTATGTGTTGGAAGATAGCAGCAAAAAGGAACCAAACTGTTATTTGGCAGAAACCTATGACAAATGATTGTTATCTGGAAAGAGAACCTGGAACTCAGCCTCCTCTTTGCCGTTCTGATAGTGACCCTGATGCTGTGTGGGGCGTAAACATGGAAGCCTGCATTACTCCTTACAGTGACC ATGACCACAAAACCAAGGGAAGTGGATTAGCTCCATGGCCAGCTCGGTTAACCTCTCCTCCTCCTAGGCTTGCTGATTTTGGATATTCAACTGGCATGTTTGAGAAGGACACG GAACTTTGGAGGCAGAGAGTGGATATTTATTGGGATCTCTTGAGTCCTAGAACTGAATCAGATACAGTGAGAAACATAATGGACATGAAAGCGAGCATGGGATCCTTTGCTGCTGCTctgaaagaaaaagatgtcTGGGTAATGAATGTTGTCCCCGAGGATGGACCTAACACACTTAAACTGATATATGACAGAGGTTTAATGGGCGCCATTCATAGCTG GTGCGAAGCATTCTCGACATATCCAAGGACATATGATCTCCTCCATGCTTGGGACATTCTATCGGATATCCATAAAAAAGGGTGTAGTGAAGTGGATTTGTTACTGGAGATGGATAGAATACTGCGCCCGAGCGGGTTTGTAATCATAAGGGATAAACAAAGAGTGGTGGATTTGGTGAAGAAGTATCTGAAGGCTTTGCATTGGGAGGAAGTAGGGACAAAgacagattcagattcagatcaAGATTCAGACAATGTTGTATTCATTGTCCAGAAGAAGCTATGGTTGACTAGTGACAGCCTTAGAGATATGGAGTGA